From Microcaecilia unicolor chromosome 11, aMicUni1.1, whole genome shotgun sequence, the proteins below share one genomic window:
- the SLC3A2 gene encoding LOW QUALITY PROTEIN: 4F2 cell-surface antigen heavy chain (The sequence of the model RefSeq protein was modified relative to this genomic sequence to represent the inferred CDS: inserted 1 base in 1 codon) has protein sequence MSKEETKVNMKEVEMNEVDQEKQPMTASVVLDGVEKNGALKVKVAEDDQETKFTGLSKEELLKVAGTPGWVRIRWALLILFWLGWLGMLAGAVVIIVQAPRCKDLPTQDWWQKGXLYQIGAVQSFQDSTEDAVGDLTGIQQRMDALSALKVKGLVIGPIHMTEADNLHQTNLMEIDPQFGKLENFTRLLEAARKKSIKIILDLTPNYKSKNVWFDSNVVTSSKFQSQMKAALSYWLEQGVAGIQLGGIEHLEHLNASELLEDWRNLTSNYSSEGKTRVLIASTDEPDRSRILKLVNETGVDLVVANHYLLDPSGMLNANEVADRIQSYIAAAGEQWISWSVGGRTVGHMASLVQKRLLHLYHIMLFTLPGTPFTNYGDEIGLQDLPGQPARATEPVMQWDDSETFGFSSQRKEQSDINANTSVKAQNADKQSLLHLYKRLSELKGKERSLLHGEFHPIPTEGNIYAFLRSWDQNERFISVLNFADTQSSTSLTHKLLPAEATVVLSSNSDRKEGQVQLDSLQLAAAEGLLLKFPYTPS, from the exons ATGAGTAAAGAGGAGACAAAGGTGAACATGAAGGAGGTAGAGATGAACGAGGTGGACCAGGAGAAACAGCCAATGACGGCCTCAGTGGTGTTGGATGGTGTGGAGAAAAATGGTGCCCTGAAGGTCAAGGTGGCTGAAGATGACCAGGAGACAAAATTCACAGGGCTGTCCAAGGAGGAGCTGCTGAAGGTGGCAGGCACCCCTGGCTGGGTGCGCATCCGCTGGGCCCTGCTCATCCTATTCTGGTTGGGCTGGTTGGGCATGCTGGCAGGAGCAGTGGTCATCATTGTCCAGGCTCCACGCTGCAAGGACCTGCCCACCCAGGACTGGTGGCAGAAGG CACTGTATCAGATTGGAGCTGTCCAGTCCTTCCAGGACTCGACTGAGGATGCAGTTGGGGATCTAACTG GAATCCAGCAGCGCATGGATGCCCTCAGTGCGCTCAAGGTGAAAGGCCTGGTAATTGGACCCATCCATATGACAGAGGCAGATAACCTACATCAAACCAACCTTATGGAGATTGACCCCCAATTTGGCAAACTGGAGAACTTCACCCGGCTCCTTGAAGCTGCCAGAAAGAAAA GTATCAAGATTATCCTGGACCTCACTCCAAACTACAAAAGCAAGAATGTGTGGTTTGACTCTAATGTGGTGACCAGCAGTAAGTTCCAGAGCCAGATGAAG GCAGCACTGAGCTACTGGTTGGAGCAGGGTGTAGCAGGAATCCAGCTGGGAGGAATCGAACATCTCGAACACCTGAAT GCATCAGAGTTGCTAGAGGACTGGAGGAACCTAACCAGTAATTATAGCAGTGAAGGCAAGACCAG GGTATTAATTGCTTCCACTGATGAGCCAGACCGCAGCAGGATACTGAAGCTTGTGAATGAGACAGGTGTTGATCTTGTCGTGGCCAACCACTACCTCTTGGATCCATCGGGCATGTTGAATGCCAACGAAGTTGCAGACAGGATTCAGAGCTACATCGCTGCTGCGGGCGAGCAGTGGATAAGCTGGAGT GTtggtggcaggactgtaggtcaCATGGCCTCACTGGTGCAAAAGAGGCTGCTGCATTTGTACCACATCATGCTCTTCACCCTCCCTGGAACACCCTTCACAAACTATGGTGATGAGATCGGGCTGCAGGACCTGCCAGGACAG CCTGCAAGAGCCACAGAGCCTGTGATGCAGTGGGATGACTCTGAGACCTTTGGCTTTTCTTCCCAGAGGAAAGAGCAATCAGACATTAATGCCAACACATCAGTGAAG GCCCAGAATGCAGACAAACAGTCGCTGCTCCATCTGTACAAGCGCTTGAGTGAGCTGAAAGGGAAAGAGCGCTCCTTGCTGCATGGTGAattccaccccatccccactgaaGGCAACATCTATGCCTTCCTGCGCAGCTGGGACCAGAATGAACGTTTCATCAGTGTCTTGAACTTTGCTGATACACAGAGCAGTACCAGCCTGACTCATAAGTTGCTGCCTGCAGAAGCAACAGTGGTGCTAAGCTCAAATTCAGACCGAAAAGAGGGTCAGGTCCAACTTGACAGTCTACAATTGGCAGCAGCAGAAGGGCTCCTGCTTAAATTCCCTTACACCCCCTCATGA